A genomic stretch from Arachis stenosperma cultivar V10309 chromosome 3, arast.V10309.gnm1.PFL2, whole genome shotgun sequence includes:
- the LOC130966139 gene encoding protein trichome birefringence-like 16 translates to MLVVPIVSGGGGVGSGGVGKGGDCNYAKGKWVIDNHRPLYSGFGCKRWLSGSWACRLTQRTDFAYENLRWQPKDCELEEFQGSKFLTRMQHKTLAFVGDSLGRQQFQSLMCMITGGEEMQNVEDVGIEYGLVKPEGGTHPHGYAYRFITTNTTILYYWSSTLCDTQPIDPTDPESDVAMHLDQPPAFLQKYLHKIHVLVLNTGHHWNRGKLKANRWVIHINGVRSTEKELAMIWRAKNFTVHSVVSWVNSQIPKYPNLKVFFRSISPRHFVGGDWDTGGSCNNTTPMSVGKEILEEESSDLSVASAVKGTAVKLLDITALSQLRDEAHLSRFRMTPNPAAVQDCLHWCLPGVPDTWNELLFAQI, encoded by the exons ATGCTTGTGGTTCCGATAGTTAGTGGCGGCGGTGGTGTTGGTAGTGGTGGTGTTGGTAAAGGAGGAG ATTGTAACTACGCAAAAGGAAAATGGGTGATCGACAACCATAGACCTTTGTATTCAGGATTTGGTTGTAAACGATGGTTGTCAGGATCATGGGCTTGTCGCTTAACGCAACGCACTGATTTTGCATATGAAAACCTTCGATGGCAACCAAAAGATTGTGAATTAGAGGAATTTCAAGGATCAAAATTTCTTACAAG GATGCAACACAAAACTTTGGCATTTGTTGGAGACTCATTAGGCCGTCAACAGTTTCAGTCCTTAATGTGCATGATCACCGGTGGTGAGGAAATGCAAAATGTGGAAGATGTTGGAATAGAATATGGATTGGTTAAACCTGAGGGTGGTACTCACCCCCATGGTTATGCATACCGTTTCATAACCACTAATACTACCATTCTATACTATTGGTCTTCAACTCTCTGTGATACTCAACCTATTGATCCTACTGATCCGGAATCAGATGTTGCAATGCACCTTGACCAGCCTCCAGCATTCTTGCAGAAATATCTTCACAAGATACATGTGCTAGTTCTCAACACAG GTCACCATTGGAATCGAGGAAAGCTGAAAGCTAATCGTTGGGTAATTCATATTAATGGTGTGCGAAGCACGGAGAAGGAGTTAGCAATGATTTGGCGCGCTAAGAATTTTACTGTTCATAGCGTGGTTAGTTGGGTAAATTCACAGATTCCGAAATATCCAAATTTAAAGGTGTTCTTTAGAAGCATCTCTCCAAGGCATTTTGTTGGTGGTGATTGGGACACAGGAGGCAGTTGCAATAATACTACACCAATGTCAGTGGGAAAGGAGATATTAGAAGAAGAGTCTAGCGATTTAAGTGTTGCAAGTGCTGTGAAAGGGACTGCAGTTAAGCTCTTGGATATAACAGCTCTTTCTCAACTTAGAGACGAGGCTCATTTATCACGTTTTAGAATGACACCTAATCCTGCTGCTGTTCAAGATTGTTTACACTGGTGTTTACCTGGTGTTCCTGATACATGGAATGAATTACTCTTTGCACAAATCTAG
- the LOC130966140 gene encoding uncharacterized protein LOC130966140: protein MVSEDLGSDLLMEDPAPFNPKSTIEVSLEEYEDWCKPCKLSLIVKPLDNVLNLQALDRWVQRRWVKKGSIRVMDLEGKFFLVRFTDQDDYSHALFEGPWMIADHYLLVQRWRPLFISQEMDVQKVAVWIRIPNLPAELYNKYFLWKVGKALGTMLKVDDLTSIHSRGRFARICVEIDLRKKIIPTFTALGKDFNIVYEGLHQICFSCGRYDHRMENCHDKVAGTTSIGRPKAAEGSKTSHEEPSSNGQESNQGVRDLQQDPKRKDIPIAINQKTITLTSQEAQLNEKDLLNHTTNLEEISVNQGNNLYGQWMIVKKNQRKT, encoded by the coding sequence ATGGTTTCGGAGGACCTTGGATCAGATCTACTCATGGAAGACCCAGCTCCCTTCAATCCTAAGTCTACGATTGAGGTTTCTCTAGAGGAGTACGAAGACTGGTGCAAGCCCTGTAAACTCTCTTTAATTGTGAAGCCTCTTGATAATGTTCTCAATCTTCAAGCACTTGACAGATGGGTGCAGAGACGATGGGTCAAAAAAGGATCCATAAGGGTCATGGATCTCGAAGGAAAATTTTTCTTGGTCAGATTCACAGATCAAGATGACTATTCCCATGCACTTTTTGAAGGTCCTTGGATGATAGCTGACCATTATCTCCTTGTTCAGAGATGGAGACCTCTATTCATTTCTCAAGAGATGGATGTCCAGAAGGTCGCGGTATGGATTCGAATCCCTAACCTCCCAGCTGAATTATATAATAAGTATTTTCTTTGGAAAGTGGGGAAGGCTCTAGGCACTATGCTCAAGGTGGATGATTTAACATCTATCCACTCTAGAGGAAGGTTCGCAAGAATATGTGTTGAAATCGATTTAAGGAAAAAAATTATTCCAACCTTTACAGCCCTTGGCAAAGACTTTAACATTGTATATGAAGGTCTACATCAAATTTGCTTTAGCTGTGGTCGATATGACCATAGAATGGAAAACTGCCATGACAAGGTAGCCGGAACCACCAGTATCGGCAGACCTAAAGCGGCTGAGGGCAGTAAAACTAGTCATGAAGAACCCAGCAGCAACGGTCAGGAATCAAATCAGGGAGTACGAGATTTGCAACAGGATCCAAAAAGGAAAGATATTCCTATTGCGATTAATCAGAAAACTATCACGCTCACGTCTCAGGAAGCGCAACTAAATGAGAAGGATTTGCTAAATCACACTACTAATCTGGAGGAAATCAGCGTAAATCAAGGAAATAATCTGTATGGCCAATGGATGATTGTgaagaaaaatcaaagaaagaCGTAG